From Calonectris borealis chromosome 9, bCalBor7.hap1.2, whole genome shotgun sequence, one genomic window encodes:
- the CHST2 gene encoding carbohydrate sulfotransferase 2: MKVCRRKALALCLGYALLLLLAALNLLEYKWRREPRRCGEPPAAPRHRPPPPPPPPPAGSRGPAGARRQLVYVFTTWRSGSSFFGELFNQNPEVFFLYEPVWHVWQKLYPGDAVSLQGAARDMLSSLYRCDLSVFQLYSTAGAGKNLTTLGIFGAATNKVICSSPLCPAYRKEVVGMVDDRVCKKCPPQRLSRFQEECHKYRTLVIKGVRVFDLAVLAPLMRDPTLDLKVIHLVRDPRAVASSRIKSRHGLIRESLQVVRSRDPRIHRMPFLDAGHKLGGKKEGGGGSDYHALGAMEVICSSMGKTLQTALHPPDWLQGNYMAVRYEDLVVEPIKTLRQVYGFVNLAVSPEMEKFALNMTSGPGYSSKPFVVSARNATQALSAWRTALSYQQIKQVEEYCHQPMALLGYERVGSPEEVKDLSRTLLRKPRL; encoded by the coding sequence ATGAAAGTGTGCCGGCGGAAGGCGCTGGCGCTGTGCCTGGGCTACGCGCTCCTGCTGCTCCTCGCCGCCCTCAACCTGCTGGAGTACAAGTGGCGGCGGGAGCCGCGGCGCTGcggggagccccccgccgccccccgccaccgccccccgccgccgcccccgccgccgccggccgggagcCGCGGTCCGGCGGGCGCCCGGCGGCAGCTGGTCTATGTCTTCACCACCTGGCGCTCGGGGTCGTCCTTCTTCGGGGAGCTCTTCAACCAGAACCCCGAGGTCTTCTTCCTCTACGAGCCGGTGTGGCACGTCTGGCAGAAGCTGTACCCCGGGGACGCCGTCTCGCTGCAAGGGGCGGCCCGCGACATGCTGAGCTCCCTGTACCGCTGCGACCTCTCCGTCTTCCAGCTCTACAGCACGGCGGGCGCCGGCAAGAACCTCACCACGCTGGGCATCTTCGGGGCGGCCACTAACAAGGTCATCTGCTCCTCGCCGCTCTGCCCGGCCTACCGCAAGGAGGTGGTGGGCATGGTGGACGACCGGGTGTGCAAGAAGTGCCCCCCACAGCGCCTCAGCCGCTTCCAGGAGGAGTGCCACAAGTATCGCACGCTGGTCATCAAGGGCGTCCGCGTTTTCGACCTGGCCGTCCTCGCCCCGCTCATGCGGGACCCAACCCTGGACCTCAAAGTCATCCACCTGGTGCGGGACCCCCGGGCCGTCGCCAGCTCCCGCATCAAGTCCCGGCATGGCCTCATCCGGGAGAGCCTGCAGGTGGTGAGGAGCAGGGACCCCCGCATCCATCGCATGCCCTTCCTTGATGCTGGCCACAAGCTGGGTggaaagaaggagggggggggtggCTCGGACTACCATGCCCTGGGTGCCATGGAGGTCATCTGCAGCAGCATGGGCAAGACCCTGCAGACCGCCCTGCACCCCCCTGACTGGCTGCAGGGCAACTACATGGCTGTGCGCTACGAGGACCTGGTGGTCGAGCCCATCAAGACCCTGCGGCAGGTGTATGGCTTCGTCAACTTGGCGGTCAGCCCAGAGATGGAGAAGTTCGCCCTCAACATGACCAGCGGTCCCGGCTACTCCTCCAAGCCCTTCGTGGTGTCGGCCAGGAACGCCACCCAAGCACTGAGCGCCTGGAGGACTGCGCTCAGCTACCAGCAGATCAAGCAGGTTGAGGAGTATTGCCACCAGCCCATGGCCCTGCTGGGCTACGAGAGGGTCGGCAGCCCCGAAGAGGTGAAGGACCTCAGCAGAACGTTGCTCAGGAAGCCGCGGCTATGA